The Bacteriovorax sp. Seq25_V genome has a window encoding:
- a CDS encoding glycosyltransferase family 2 protein, giving the protein MQSVAIVAPCFNEVEIIEDFIKALLCLPEEYTLVLVDDGSTDDTVNNIKKYPRIRLIQLEKNVGQQQALLRGLKIVRDYDLIITIDSDLQDDPTYINEMIALINSGYDYVAAVRSNRDSDSFLKRLFANMFYTLIKLQDKKVIKNHGDFRALRGQLVREYLQTQEEVVFLRGQLPRLAKNIGIINLKREKRTKGHTKYTPLKMMRLALDAFKTSLR; this is encoded by the coding sequence ATGCAAAGTGTAGCCATTGTAGCACCATGTTTTAATGAAGTTGAAATAATTGAAGATTTTATTAAGGCACTACTCTGTCTTCCAGAAGAATATACATTAGTACTTGTTGATGATGGCAGTACTGACGATACTGTTAATAACATAAAAAAGTATCCGAGAATAAGATTGATTCAGCTTGAAAAAAATGTGGGTCAGCAGCAAGCATTACTTAGAGGTCTCAAAATTGTAAGAGACTATGATTTAATAATAACAATCGATTCAGATCTTCAGGATGATCCTACTTATATTAATGAAATGATTGCGCTAATTAATAGTGGGTATGATTATGTCGCTGCAGTTAGAAGCAATAGAGATAGTGATTCATTTCTAAAGAGATTGTTTGCAAACATGTTTTATACATTGATCAAGCTTCAAGATAAGAAAGTGATTAAAAATCATGGAGATTTTCGTGCCTTGAGAGGTCAGCTCGTGAGAGAATACCTTCAAACACAAGAAGAAGTAGTGTTCTTGAGAGGACAGTTGCCTAGATTAGCTAAAAATATTGGAATAATTAATTTAAAAAGAGAAAAAAGAACTAAAGGGCATACGAAGTACACCCCTTTGAAAATGATGAGACTAGCTTTGGACGCTTTTAAAACCAGTCTAAGATAA
- the rfbC gene encoding dTDP-4-dehydrorhamnose 3,5-epimerase — protein sequence MSFNETPIKDLVIFEPRIFQDERGYFFESYNLNTFKLAGLEYNFVQDNQSFSTYGTLRGLHLQRGEHAQAKLVRVTQGSVLDVAVDLREDSPTYLKHFSVELSAENGKQLMIPRGFAHGFVVLSESATFQYKVDNFYNQASEDGIAYNDSKLNIDWKVSETDIKLSAKDLKLGSLDDFCSRS from the coding sequence ATGAGTTTCAATGAAACACCAATTAAAGATTTAGTAATATTTGAACCACGAATTTTTCAAGATGAGCGTGGTTATTTTTTTGAAAGCTATAACTTAAATACATTTAAGCTTGCCGGTCTTGAATATAACTTTGTTCAAGACAATCAGTCTTTTTCAACTTACGGAACACTTCGTGGGTTGCACCTACAGCGTGGAGAGCATGCTCAAGCAAAACTTGTCCGCGTCACCCAAGGAAGTGTTCTTGATGTTGCGGTTGATCTCCGTGAAGATAGCCCAACTTATCTGAAGCACTTCTCTGTTGAGTTATCAGCGGAGAATGGAAAACAGTTAATGATCCCAAGGGGATTTGCCCATGGCTTCGTTGTTTTGAGTGAGTCTGCGACTTTTCAATATAAAGTTGATAATTTTTATAATCAAGCAAGCGAAGACGGTATCGCATATAATGATTCAAAACTTAATATCGACTGGAAGGTTTCAGAAACTGATATTAAACTTTCTGCTAAAGATTTGAAGCTTGGGAGCTTAGATGATTTTTGTTCTAGGAGCTAA
- the rfbD gene encoding dTDP-4-dehydrorhamnose reductase, producing MIFVLGANGQLGLSLQKLGVQPIICDITDPQAIDKEFQSLSPGALIINAAAFTAVDLAEEDASRAFLVNQMGVKNIAKACEDYDLSLIHISTDYVFDGESSTPYTEYDGVNPKSVYGKSKLAGEDILLEEFSNFVIIRTSWVYSEYRSNFLKTMLKLKDRESLSVVYDQVGTPTYAGDLAVAILAATKKFSKIRGETFHYSNEGVCSWYDFAKEIFELSNIEMKINPIESRDYPQKASRPHYSVLNKKKIKESLNIEIPHWKESLKVCLKNLS from the coding sequence ATGATTTTTGTTCTAGGAGCTAACGGACAGCTAGGCCTAAGTTTACAAAAGCTTGGTGTGCAACCAATAATTTGTGATATCACAGATCCTCAGGCGATTGATAAAGAATTTCAGTCTCTTTCACCTGGTGCTCTCATTATTAATGCAGCTGCATTTACGGCTGTTGATCTGGCCGAAGAAGATGCCTCACGTGCTTTTCTTGTCAATCAAATGGGTGTTAAGAATATTGCAAAAGCTTGTGAGGATTATGATTTAAGTCTTATCCATATTTCTACTGACTATGTCTTTGATGGGGAAAGCTCTACTCCTTATACCGAATATGATGGTGTTAATCCCAAATCTGTTTATGGGAAGTCGAAACTTGCTGGTGAAGATATTTTATTAGAAGAATTTTCAAATTTTGTGATTATTAGAACTTCTTGGGTTTATTCCGAATATCGATCAAATTTTTTAAAGACGATGCTTAAACTTAAGGATCGTGAGTCATTAAGTGTTGTTTATGATCAAGTTGGAACTCCAACATATGCAGGTGATCTTGCAGTGGCAATTTTGGCAGCGACAAAGAAATTTTCAAAGATTAGGGGAGAGACATTTCATTATTCTAATGAAGGTGTTTGTTCTTGGTATGATTTTGCAAAGGAAATTTTTGAACTTTCAAATATAGAGATGAAAATTAATCCTATTGAGAGTCGCGATTATCCACAAAAGGCAAGCCGTCCCCACTACTCAGTTCTTAACAAGAAAAAAATTAAAGAGTCATTAAATATTGAAATACCACATTGGAAAGAGAGTTTAAAAGTATGTCTAAAAAATCTATCTTAG
- a CDS encoding glycosyltransferase, which translates to MKISFCSKGAIIGTKDRHRDSWGFYASASQLNDRQEAEITDSFFLLNQILNVIVLSMTKVVLLHDWLTGFRGGERVLEAFCEMFPDAPIYTLIHDKGSTSAIIESKKITSSFLNSIPGIGKHYRKFLPLFPMAAESIKILEDADLILSSSHCVIKGVKKPFRAKHISYVHSPMRYLYDQFDVYFGKDAPFYQRQGIKVFKNYLTRWDIDSNKNVDVMIGNSFFVAQRIKQYYNINASVIHPFVDLKDFRPLQSVETPKEDYYVMVTAFAPNKRVDLAIECFNKLGKKLHIIGGGQQEKMLKEMAGPTITFFGNLTRDEVIDQFRKAKALIFPGVEDFGITPLESLASGTPVIAYKFGGVLETLNDEVAEFFTEQTPDALIKAIENFEWKNFDKSKLFARAEEFSKETFKSRILDIIERTLS; encoded by the coding sequence ATGAAAATCTCCTTTTGTTCAAAGGGTGCCATCATTGGCACTAAAGACCGTCACAGGGATTCATGGGGTTTCTATGCAAGTGCCTCGCAATTAAATGATCGACAAGAGGCTGAAATTACAGACTCATTTTTCTTACTAAATCAAATATTGAATGTTATAGTTCTATCTATGACAAAAGTAGTTTTATTACACGACTGGCTAACAGGCTTTAGAGGTGGAGAGCGCGTTCTCGAAGCATTTTGTGAGATGTTTCCTGATGCTCCAATTTATACCCTTATACATGACAAGGGTAGTACAAGCGCTATTATTGAAAGCAAGAAAATTACGAGTTCATTTCTAAATTCAATACCAGGCATAGGAAAACACTACAGAAAGTTTCTGCCGCTTTTTCCAATGGCGGCTGAGTCTATTAAAATTCTTGAAGATGCTGATCTTATTTTGAGTTCTTCTCACTGTGTAATTAAAGGTGTTAAGAAACCTTTTAGGGCGAAACATATTAGTTATGTGCATTCGCCGATGCGCTACCTTTATGATCAGTTTGATGTTTACTTTGGAAAAGATGCTCCTTTCTATCAACGTCAGGGTATTAAAGTTTTCAAGAACTATCTTACACGATGGGATATCGATAGTAATAAGAACGTTGATGTGATGATTGGTAATAGCTTCTTTGTCGCACAAAGGATAAAGCAGTACTACAATATCAATGCCTCAGTTATTCATCCTTTTGTAGACCTCAAAGATTTTAGGCCTCTACAAAGTGTTGAGACTCCAAAAGAAGATTACTATGTCATGGTAACAGCATTCGCTCCAAACAAACGTGTCGATCTCGCGATTGAATGTTTTAATAAACTTGGCAAGAAGCTTCATATCATTGGTGGTGGTCAACAAGAAAAAATGCTTAAAGAGATGGCCGGCCCGACAATCACTTTCTTTGGCAATCTCACACGTGATGAAGTTATTGATCAGTTTAGGAAAGCTAAAGCACTTATTTTTCCAGGTGTTGAAGACTTTGGAATTACTCCTCTTGAGTCACTCGCTAGTGGCACTCCTGTTATTGCTTATAAATTTGGTGGAGTTTTAGAAACTTTGAATGATGAAGTTGCAGAATTTTTCACTGAACAGACTCCTGATGCCCTAATTAAGGCAATAGAAAATTTCGAATGGAAGAACTTTGATAAAAGCAAACTCTTTGCACGCGCAGAAGAGTTTTCAAAAGAAACTTTTAAATCAAGAATACTAGATATTATCGAACGAACATTGTCATAA
- the rfbB gene encoding dTDP-glucose 4,6-dehydratase: MSKKSILVTGAAGFIGSNFIHYFLSKYSEYHIVNLDALTYAGDMNNLEGISDNHTFTKGDICDEALVKELFETYKFSGVIHFAAESHVDNSILGPGEFVRTNVNGTFNLLDTARKFWMNGPFDHKEDYKNARFHHISTDEVYGTLGETGYFTETTPYAPNSPYSASKASSDMLVRSYFHTYGMNVVTTNCSNNYGPRQHNEKLIPTILRKALAGENIPIYGDGKNIRDWLFVFDHCSAIDEVFHNGRLGETYNVGGDEEKTNLQVVDVICTRLDDIRPRKNGSYKDLITFVKDRPGHDRRYAIDATKLKTELDWKPSVTFEEGIDQTINWYLGKLS; encoded by the coding sequence ATGTCTAAAAAATCTATCTTAGTTACTGGTGCAGCTGGGTTTATCGGCTCCAACTTTATTCATTATTTTCTTAGCAAATATAGTGAATATCATATTGTGAACCTTGATGCTCTTACCTATGCAGGGGATATGAATAACCTCGAAGGTATTAGTGATAACCATACGTTCACTAAGGGTGACATTTGTGATGAAGCACTTGTGAAAGAGCTTTTTGAAACATATAAATTTTCAGGAGTTATCCACTTTGCGGCAGAGTCCCACGTTGATAATTCGATTCTAGGTCCTGGTGAATTTGTCAGAACAAATGTTAATGGTACTTTCAATCTACTCGATACTGCGAGAAAGTTTTGGATGAATGGACCGTTTGATCATAAAGAAGATTATAAGAACGCGCGCTTCCACCATATTTCAACCGATGAGGTTTATGGGACATTAGGTGAGACAGGATATTTTACAGAGACAACTCCCTATGCTCCAAACTCACCATATTCTGCGTCGAAGGCTTCCTCAGACATGCTTGTGAGAAGTTATTTTCATACTTATGGGATGAATGTCGTGACCACTAATTGTTCTAATAATTATGGACCAAGACAACATAATGAAAAGTTAATTCCAACTATTTTAAGAAAAGCGCTGGCCGGTGAAAATATTCCAATCTATGGAGATGGAAAAAATATCCGTGACTGGTTATTTGTATTTGATCACTGTAGTGCAATTGATGAAGTTTTTCACAATGGTCGCTTAGGTGAGACCTATAACGTTGGAGGCGATGAGGAGAAAACCAACCTTCAGGTCGTCGATGTTATTTGTACGAGACTCGATGATATTCGTCCGCGAAAAAATGGAAGTTATAAAGATCTTATTACATTTGTAAAAGATCGCCCTGGACATGATCGTCGCTATGCGATCGATGCAACAAAGCTTAAGACTGAGTTAGACTGGAAGCCTTCTGTAACTTTTGAAGAGGGAATTGATCAAACTATTAATTGGTACTTGGGAAAGTTATCTTAG